One genomic segment of Candidatus Baltobacteraceae bacterium includes these proteins:
- the priA gene encoding primosomal protein N', protein MFRSHGAFGARTIAARPRFCKGTLIIRVVDALAAIRSSRFDLPLTYDAGDLELGVGDVVRVPLGNRDVLAFVVSAVRNVERTESPLKAVEEKLHVPRAFDETGLHLARFIANHYICTLGEALGAAVLAGAVPSMREWIVRGAAPAAGRFEKVPSRFLRLIWEELPERFAFDALLRHPEARRSGDRGALMRHVQTLVRGGALRRERAVSDARTREYRIRVLEPGDADIKGKKARALVEFVRDRVSAVPRADALLAGFSNAVIARAVAAGALREREIVPSRERAASVPPDPPPATAEQQRALDAIASLLEAPTFGETLMYGVTGSGKTYVYIETIKRVVREGGRAIVLVPEISLTPQTARQFEAVFGERVAVLHSALSERERFDAWQACVAGEIDVVVGARSAVFAPLRDVRLLVVDEAHESSYKQDSVPRYHAVAVARERMRREGGVLVLGSATPSVESFAAAKAGKIGLIELRERATKLPLPAVRVVDLTQEFESGNRGIFAAPLVQALAERFERNEQCVLLVNRRGSAGFVLCRSCGGVPECPRCSVALASHRSEGLLRCHYCDYQMPIPKRCPQCTMETIKEFGVGTERVAEEVARLFPRARVVRMDSDTTTRVGDHARLLRTFEEEGDVLVGTQMVAKGLDYPNVTLAAVVAADLGLHLPDFRAAERSFALIAQVCGRSGRAREGEAIVQTYSPSHPAIVHAATHDYDGFAARELEERAELGFPPSRRLIYLGVIGRSRTRTHEVAARYVTLLHDAVEGEVLGPSPYPVARVNAEWRFRVAIKSRKPAAARAAIRERVLPIARAERETRLAINVDP, encoded by the coding sequence ATGTTCCGATCGCACGGTGCGTTCGGTGCTCGGACGATTGCGGCACGTCCCCGGTTCTGTAAAGGAACGCTGATCATCCGCGTCGTCGACGCGCTTGCGGCGATCCGCTCCTCGCGTTTCGACCTTCCGCTCACCTACGACGCCGGCGATCTCGAGCTCGGCGTCGGCGACGTGGTGCGCGTGCCGCTGGGCAATCGCGACGTGCTCGCGTTCGTGGTGTCGGCCGTTCGCAACGTCGAGCGTACCGAGTCACCGCTCAAGGCAGTGGAGGAAAAACTCCACGTGCCGCGCGCGTTCGACGAGACGGGTCTGCACTTAGCCCGCTTCATCGCCAATCACTACATCTGCACGCTGGGCGAAGCGCTGGGCGCCGCGGTTTTGGCCGGCGCCGTTCCCAGCATGCGCGAGTGGATCGTGCGCGGCGCAGCGCCGGCAGCCGGCCGCTTCGAAAAGGTACCGTCGCGGTTTCTGCGTCTGATTTGGGAAGAGCTGCCGGAGCGCTTTGCCTTCGACGCACTGTTACGCCATCCGGAGGCGCGTCGCAGCGGCGACCGCGGCGCACTGATGCGCCACGTGCAGACGCTCGTGCGCGGCGGAGCGTTGCGGCGCGAGCGCGCCGTCAGTGACGCGAGAACGCGCGAATATCGCATCCGCGTGCTCGAACCGGGCGACGCGGACATCAAAGGGAAGAAGGCGCGGGCGCTGGTCGAGTTCGTGCGCGATCGGGTAAGCGCCGTACCGCGTGCCGACGCGCTCCTGGCGGGGTTCTCAAACGCCGTCATCGCGCGTGCCGTCGCCGCGGGCGCGCTGCGCGAACGGGAGATCGTTCCATCCCGCGAGCGCGCCGCCTCCGTGCCGCCGGACCCGCCGCCGGCCACCGCCGAGCAGCAACGGGCGCTCGATGCCATCGCATCGCTGCTCGAGGCTCCGACGTTCGGCGAAACACTGATGTACGGGGTCACGGGCAGCGGCAAGACCTACGTCTACATCGAGACGATCAAACGCGTCGTGCGCGAAGGCGGCCGCGCCATCGTGCTCGTGCCGGAGATCTCGCTGACGCCCCAAACCGCGCGACAGTTCGAAGCCGTCTTCGGCGAGCGCGTCGCCGTGCTGCACTCGGCCCTATCGGAACGCGAGCGGTTCGATGCGTGGCAAGCGTGCGTCGCGGGCGAGATCGACGTCGTGGTCGGTGCGCGCAGCGCAGTGTTCGCGCCGCTGCGTGACGTGCGGCTGCTCGTCGTCGACGAAGCGCACGAGTCGTCGTACAAACAAGACAGCGTCCCGCGCTATCACGCGGTCGCCGTTGCCCGCGAGCGGATGCGGCGTGAAGGCGGGGTGCTGGTGCTTGGAAGCGCTACGCCCTCGGTCGAAAGCTTCGCTGCGGCAAAAGCCGGTAAAATCGGTCTGATCGAGCTGCGCGAACGCGCGACCAAACTGCCGCTGCCCGCGGTTCGTGTGGTCGACTTGACTCAAGAGTTCGAGTCGGGGAACCGCGGCATCTTTGCCGCGCCGCTCGTACAGGCACTTGCCGAGCGTTTCGAGCGGAACGAACAATGCGTGCTGCTCGTCAACCGCCGTGGAAGCGCGGGTTTCGTGCTTTGCCGCAGCTGCGGCGGCGTCCCCGAGTGTCCGCGCTGCAGCGTCGCGCTGGCCTCGCATCGCAGCGAAGGGCTGCTGCGATGCCACTACTGCGATTATCAAATGCCGATTCCAAAGCGGTGTCCGCAATGTACGATGGAAACGATCAAGGAGTTCGGCGTCGGTACGGAGCGCGTCGCCGAAGAAGTCGCGCGGTTGTTTCCGCGGGCGCGCGTCGTGCGGATGGACTCCGACACGACGACGCGCGTCGGCGATCACGCGCGACTCCTTCGTACGTTTGAAGAAGAAGGCGACGTGCTGGTCGGCACGCAGATGGTTGCTAAAGGGCTCGATTATCCCAACGTGACCTTGGCGGCGGTCGTTGCGGCGGATCTCGGTTTACATCTGCCCGATTTTCGCGCGGCGGAGCGGAGCTTCGCGTTGATCGCCCAGGTTTGCGGCCGCAGCGGCCGCGCGCGCGAAGGGGAGGCCATCGTGCAGACGTACTCGCCGTCCCATCCGGCGATCGTCCATGCCGCGACACACGATTACGACGGCTTCGCGGCGCGCGAACTCGAGGAACGCGCCGAGCTGGGTTTTCCGCCGTCGCGCCGGCTGATCTATCTCGGCGTTATCGGACGCAGCCGCACGCGCACGCACGAGGTCGCCGCACGGTACGTCACGCTCCTGCACGACGCGGTCGAAGGAGAAGTGCTGGGACCTTCACCCTATCCCGTCGCGCGCGTCAACGCGGAGTGGCGCTTTCGCGTGGCGATCAAGTCGCGTAAACCGGCGGCGGCGCGTGCCGCGATTCGGGAGCGCGTGCTTCCGATCGCGCGCGCCGAACGAGAAACGCGGCTGGCGATCAACGTCGATCCGTAA
- a CDS encoding STAS domain-containing protein: MAHFVVFAGEYDLARKAQLRKDLSRLGSAQELVLDVSEVTFIDSTFISELMSLEKARRRKGFPRITVVAPPKSLVRKLFRVTGIVAQLNVVDACSNPNDGSVGSTIVEYL, translated from the coding sequence ATGGCGCACTTCGTTGTGTTCGCCGGTGAGTATGACTTGGCGCGCAAGGCCCAACTTCGGAAAGACCTGAGCCGCCTGGGCTCTGCACAAGAACTCGTGCTTGATGTGTCCGAAGTAACATTTATAGATTCCACGTTCATCTCCGAACTGATGTCGCTAGAGAAAGCGCGCCGGAGAAAAGGGTTCCCCAGAATCACGGTTGTAGCGCCGCCCAAGTCTCTGGTCAGAAAGCTTTTCCGAGTGACGGGAATCGTCGCCCAACTAAATGTTGTGGACGCTTGCTCTAATCCGAATGACGGCTCGGTGGGCTCGACAATAGTTGAGTATCTCTAA
- a CDS encoding threonine/serine exporter family protein produces the protein MARELHRAGIATDAIEQTLSDLARTIGLQAQIFALPTNISISIGPDWDQRTVNMRLEPGRISLRKIALLNEIYDALRRDDFDYAHAAQLVAEVDTRWPGLSPWFEVPALGLIALGVALILGGGTNEIVVSALIGLVTGLLVALSLNLPLVARLFDVIAAFLGTVIVGLFVRFVGPTNVYVSIVAGIVVLLPGYSLTLALHELANDFLVAGVARLGKVLSVLLALGVGAFLALAIMPWLLSTGNVQPHPVSATWWFVASVCLAVGLSIELDARIRDFAWVFGASFMALLATHVLGATSAHAVSAFLAAFIVGIVANLGARYLRVPQAIMLVPALLVLVPGSLSYESVLFAFQANLNTALTLGANALFAAIQLVAGLLLSQLLLPASTLRVKRAGRYR, from the coding sequence ATGGCGCGTGAGCTCCATCGCGCCGGCATTGCGACCGACGCGATCGAGCAGACGCTCAGCGATCTCGCGCGCACGATCGGCCTTCAGGCGCAGATTTTCGCGCTTCCCACGAACATTTCGATCAGCATCGGTCCCGATTGGGATCAGCGCACCGTCAACATGCGGCTCGAACCGGGCCGCATCAGTTTGCGCAAGATCGCGTTGCTCAACGAAATCTACGACGCGCTGCGGCGCGACGATTTCGACTACGCGCACGCGGCGCAACTGGTTGCCGAAGTCGATACCCGGTGGCCCGGATTATCGCCGTGGTTTGAAGTTCCGGCATTGGGACTCATCGCGCTCGGCGTGGCGCTCATTTTGGGCGGCGGTACTAACGAGATCGTCGTCTCGGCGCTCATCGGACTGGTCACCGGCCTGCTCGTCGCACTTTCGCTGAATCTACCGCTCGTCGCGCGGCTCTTCGACGTCATCGCGGCCTTTCTCGGCACCGTTATCGTCGGACTATTCGTGCGTTTCGTCGGCCCGACCAACGTCTACGTGTCGATCGTCGCGGGCATCGTCGTCTTGCTGCCCGGCTACTCGTTGACCCTTGCGCTCCACGAACTCGCCAACGATTTCCTGGTTGCGGGTGTGGCACGTCTGGGCAAGGTGCTGTCGGTTTTACTCGCGCTCGGCGTCGGCGCGTTTTTGGCGCTGGCAATCATGCCGTGGCTGCTGTCGACGGGCAACGTGCAGCCGCATCCGGTGAGCGCGACCTGGTGGTTCGTCGCATCGGTCTGCCTGGCGGTGGGCCTGTCGATCGAGCTCGACGCGCGCATTCGCGATTTTGCGTGGGTCTTCGGCGCGAGCTTCATGGCGCTGCTGGCCACTCACGTGCTCGGCGCGACGTCCGCTCATGCCGTGTCCGCATTCCTGGCCGCATTCATCGTCGGCATCGTCGCCAATCTCGGCGCCCGCTATTTGCGCGTACCGCAGGCGATCATGCTCGTGCCGGCATTGCTGGTCCTGGTTCCCGGAAGCTTGAGCTATGAGAGCGTACTCTTCGCTTTTCAAGCCAACCTCAACACCGCGTTGACTCTCGGAGCAAACGCGCTGTTCGCCGCAATTCAACTCGTCGCCGGATTGCTGCTCTCGCAGTTGTTGCTGCCGGCTTCTACCTTGCGCGTGAAACGCGCGGGTCGATACCGATAG
- the rpsT gene encoding 30S ribosomal protein S20, giving the protein MPNIKAAEKWSRQSEKRETRNRDAKSRLKTMYKKTAAGADADAAKTVEAAYDKAASKGIIHPNKAARKKSRLAKAMRKAASTPSKPAKKAAKPAKSAAKKPARKA; this is encoded by the coding sequence TTGCCCAATATCAAAGCCGCCGAAAAATGGTCCCGCCAGTCCGAGAAACGCGAAACGCGCAATCGCGACGCCAAGAGCCGGTTGAAGACCATGTACAAGAAAACCGCCGCTGGTGCCGACGCGGACGCCGCGAAGACGGTCGAGGCGGCCTACGATAAAGCGGCGAGCAAGGGGATCATCCACCCGAACAAGGCTGCCCGCAAGAAATCTCGTCTCGCCAAAGCGATGCGCAAAGCCGCCTCTACGCCGAGCAAACCGGCGAAGAAAGCCGCGAAGCCCGCGAAATCTGCCGCGAAGAAGCCGGCGCGCAAAGCCTGA
- the rsgA gene encoding ribosome small subunit-dependent GTPase A: MDLKKALVVATGRNSAWISVDGETDTRIAQLRRMTGKRFMPVPGDVVHVRILEDDRAVVDRIEPRTFALERRTVEGRSKTMAANVDTLITVTALANPAPRTNTLDQLLAFAELEGIAAAVVFTKPDLAAPEDQQRLVDTYAALEYPTIVANPKRGENVEALRAFLHGRHALLCGISGVGKSTIFRALGGESVVGDLSRHGMGRQTTTTARLYRRSDGFLIDSPGVNEFGLGAIAPRDLAETFREMREPALHCRFSDCTHLQEPGCAVRDAVESGTIAQSRYASFARIAQGGPS, encoded by the coding sequence TTGGATTTGAAGAAAGCGCTGGTCGTTGCGACCGGCAGAAATTCGGCGTGGATCTCCGTGGACGGCGAAACGGATACGCGCATCGCCCAGCTGCGGCGGATGACCGGAAAACGCTTTATGCCGGTGCCCGGCGACGTCGTCCACGTGCGTATCTTGGAAGACGACCGAGCGGTCGTCGATCGGATCGAGCCGCGCACGTTCGCGCTCGAGCGCCGCACGGTCGAGGGGCGCTCCAAGACGATGGCGGCTAACGTCGATACGCTGATTACCGTGACCGCGCTCGCGAATCCGGCGCCGCGAACGAATACGCTCGATCAGCTGCTCGCCTTCGCCGAGCTCGAAGGTATCGCGGCCGCCGTCGTTTTCACCAAACCCGATTTGGCCGCGCCCGAAGATCAACAACGGCTCGTCGACACGTACGCCGCGCTCGAGTATCCCACGATCGTTGCCAATCCGAAGCGTGGCGAGAACGTCGAAGCGCTTCGCGCGTTCTTGCACGGACGTCACGCGCTATTGTGCGGTATTTCGGGCGTTGGAAAGAGCACGATCTTTCGCGCGTTGGGCGGCGAGAGCGTCGTCGGCGATCTCTCGCGCCACGGAATGGGACGGCAAACGACGACTACCGCACGGCTCTATCGGCGCAGCGACGGCTTTCTGATCGACAGTCCAGGCGTCAACGAGTTCGGCCTCGGAGCGATCGCGCCGCGCGACCTCGCCGAGACCTTTCGTGAGATGCGCGAGCCCGCATTGCATTGCCGGTTCAGCGACTGCACGCATCTGCAAGAGCCGGGGTGTGCGGTACGCGACGCCGTCGAATCCGGCACGATCGCGCAGAGCCGCTACGCCAGCTTCGCGAGAATCGCACAGGGGGGTCCTTCATGA
- the cdaA gene encoding diadenylate cyclase CdaA — protein sequence MVNEILSYVGITDVIDIIATSIVIYYFILLIRGTRAVQILLGFFVLLGLLGLANVLHFFLLRTILQLIVVAVAVAIPIVFQPELRRALEQIGRGGLFRMDAEIGGTRPEDRAIAALAHAAFLLSRSRLGGLIVIEQQSGLKEFCDTGTMLEAQLSAELLLAIFMPRSPLHDGAVIVRENLIEAAGCFLPLAELSLGRDRMGTRHRAAIGLSEQTDAVVVVVSEETGAITIARDGKLSRPVEEENRLAKMLLAVTRPPRTERRLPNDLVSHLRSRLVSPRRRQDSRADHPQELRT from the coding sequence ATGGTTAACGAAATTCTTTCGTACGTCGGTATCACCGACGTCATCGACATCATCGCGACCAGCATCGTCATCTACTATTTCATTCTACTGATTCGCGGAACGCGTGCGGTCCAGATCTTGCTGGGCTTCTTCGTGCTGCTCGGGTTGCTCGGCTTGGCCAACGTGCTGCACTTCTTTTTGCTGCGCACGATTCTGCAGCTGATCGTCGTTGCCGTCGCCGTTGCGATTCCGATCGTCTTCCAACCGGAGCTGCGGCGGGCGCTCGAACAGATCGGGCGCGGCGGTCTCTTCCGCATGGACGCCGAGATCGGCGGAACGCGTCCCGAAGACCGCGCGATTGCGGCTCTCGCACACGCGGCCTTCCTGCTCTCGCGAAGCCGTCTCGGCGGCCTGATCGTCATCGAGCAGCAGAGCGGACTCAAAGAGTTCTGCGATACGGGAACCATGCTGGAAGCGCAGCTTTCGGCCGAGCTGCTGTTGGCGATCTTCATGCCCCGTTCGCCGCTTCACGACGGTGCCGTAATCGTGCGCGAGAATCTCATCGAAGCAGCGGGCTGCTTCTTGCCCCTCGCGGAGCTGTCGCTGGGAAGAGATCGCATGGGCACGCGGCATCGCGCGGCGATCGGACTCTCCGAGCAAACCGACGCGGTGGTGGTCGTGGTGTCCGAAGAGACCGGCGCGATTACGATCGCGCGCGACGGCAAGCTCTCGCGGCCGGTCGAAGAAGAGAACCGCCTCGCGAAGATGCTGCTTGCCGTCACGCGACCGCCGCGCACCGAACGGCGACTGCCCAACGACCTCGTGTCGCATCTCCGCTCGCGTTTGGTGTCGCCGCGCCGGCGTCAGGACTCACGTGCAGATCATCCGCAAGAACTTCGGACTTAA
- a CDS encoding CdaR family protein — translation MQIIRKNFGLKLLSFVLAIVGWAYFRFATNPIVAAAHFNQQLSLPITQMNLAPGLLVHYTDTNAVVTVDRKPGAPAIRPDEIRAVLDLSNKGPGVYNIPIQLVAPDVAVQSLSPASVTLSIERNEERAFTIVVHYVGAQPGVVVADQQIRPNAVTVQGPSSILSQVTAVRVDVVLPAAPLNADESLRPQPVNAMGSEVSGLQVAPDLVRVETKFAAARGAGAHR, via the coding sequence GTGCAGATCATCCGCAAGAACTTCGGACTTAAACTTCTGTCGTTCGTGCTGGCGATCGTCGGGTGGGCGTATTTTCGCTTCGCTACCAATCCGATCGTCGCCGCAGCGCATTTCAATCAGCAGCTGTCGTTACCGATCACGCAGATGAACCTGGCACCGGGACTCCTCGTGCACTACACGGATACCAACGCGGTGGTGACAGTCGATCGAAAACCCGGCGCGCCGGCGATACGGCCGGACGAGATTCGCGCCGTACTGGACCTGTCGAATAAGGGGCCGGGCGTCTATAACATTCCGATTCAGCTGGTCGCGCCGGACGTCGCCGTGCAAAGCCTCAGCCCCGCATCGGTGACTTTGTCGATCGAGCGCAACGAGGAGCGGGCGTTCACGATCGTCGTGCACTACGTTGGGGCTCAGCCCGGCGTCGTCGTCGCCGATCAGCAGATTCGGCCGAACGCGGTGACGGTGCAAGGCCCCAGCTCGATCCTCTCGCAGGTAACGGCGGTTCGCGTCGACGTGGTGCTCCCGGCCGCGCCCCTCAACGCCGATGAGTCGCTGCGCCCGCAACCGGTCAACGCCATGGGAAGCGAAGTCTCCGGATTGCAAGTCGCTCCGGACCTCGTGCGCGTCGAAACGAAGTTTGCGGCCGCGCGCGGTGCTGGAGCGCATCGATGA
- the glmM gene encoding phosphoglucosamine mutase, which translates to MSRLFGTDGVRGVANRDLTPELCFQIGRAGASVVARHPGPIIIGRDTRLSGSMLEAAIVAGITSVGRDAVSLGIVPTPAVACVTRRENAAAGVVISASHNPIDDNGVKFFGPDGFKLSDEMESEIESLVNSPTLARPTGTGVGAAQLAQNLGRHYYDELYSSGADLRGLHVVVDGAYGAAYAVAPYALRKLGADVIEINCENDGARINVDCGATDLRPLQAAVRECLDRGNERVVGVAFDGDADRVLFVDETAKVVSGDHVMFAIARDMQRRGELSGNAIVGTVMSNIGFERALRAHGIGLVRAAVGDRYVLEQMRAGGYALGGEQSGHVIDFRRNTTGDGPMTAVTVLGIVAATAARLHDLVSEVVVAPQVLINVRTPRKDVLERPEIRDAIAASERALAGVGRLLIRPSGTEPLIRVMAEGDDRNQVEQVAARLASRIEEEIGRLTQT; encoded by the coding sequence ATGAGCCGGCTGTTCGGAACCGACGGCGTACGCGGCGTCGCCAATCGCGATCTGACGCCCGAGCTCTGCTTTCAAATCGGACGCGCCGGCGCGAGCGTGGTCGCGCGCCATCCCGGTCCAATAATTATCGGGCGCGACACGCGACTGTCCGGATCGATGCTCGAAGCCGCGATTGTCGCGGGAATCACGTCGGTAGGGCGCGACGCCGTGAGCTTGGGCATCGTTCCGACGCCGGCCGTCGCCTGCGTCACGCGCCGCGAAAACGCCGCGGCCGGCGTAGTCATCAGCGCGTCGCACAACCCCATCGACGACAACGGCGTAAAGTTCTTCGGCCCCGACGGTTTCAAGCTGTCGGACGAAATGGAGAGCGAGATCGAGTCGCTGGTGAACTCGCCGACGCTCGCGCGGCCGACCGGAACCGGCGTGGGCGCCGCGCAGCTGGCGCAGAATCTCGGGCGTCACTACTACGACGAACTGTACTCGAGCGGCGCCGATCTGCGCGGGTTGCACGTCGTCGTCGACGGCGCCTACGGCGCGGCCTACGCGGTGGCGCCCTACGCCTTGCGCAAACTGGGCGCCGACGTCATCGAAATCAATTGCGAAAACGACGGTGCGCGTATCAACGTCGACTGTGGGGCGACCGATTTGCGCCCGCTGCAAGCTGCGGTTCGCGAGTGTTTGGATCGGGGCAACGAACGCGTCGTCGGCGTCGCGTTCGACGGCGATGCGGACCGGGTGCTGTTTGTGGACGAAACGGCGAAAGTCGTCAGCGGCGACCACGTGATGTTTGCGATCGCACGCGATATGCAAAGGCGCGGCGAGCTCAGCGGCAACGCGATCGTGGGCACGGTGATGAGCAACATCGGTTTCGAACGCGCGCTGCGCGCGCACGGCATCGGTCTGGTGCGCGCCGCGGTCGGTGACCGCTACGTGCTCGAGCAGATGCGCGCCGGTGGTTATGCGCTCGGTGGCGAGCAATCGGGGCACGTCATCGATTTTCGGCGGAATACGACCGGCGACGGTCCGATGACGGCCGTAACGGTGTTAGGCATCGTCGCGGCAACGGCAGCGCGGCTGCACGATCTGGTTTCCGAAGTGGTCGTGGCACCGCAAGTGCTCATCAACGTGCGGACGCCGCGAAAAGACGTGCTGGAGCGGCCGGAAATTCGCGACGCGATCGCCGCCTCCGAGCGGGCCCTGGCCGGGGTTGGAAGGCTCCTCATACGCCCGTCCGGAACCGAGCCGCTTATCCGAGTCATGGCGGAAGGGGACGACCGGAACCAGGTGGAGCAGGTGGCTGCTCGCCTTGCCTCCCGGATCGAGGAGGAGATCGGGCGCTTAACCCAAACCTAA